The following proteins are encoded in a genomic region of Thiomonas sp. X19:
- a CDS encoding multicopper oxidase family protein: MLNDPQQDADPSPQPDLASSPETRMLTRRQVLGAVAAGGALWAAHHARGQGMAGPPMGMMGGGMAGMSGMGAQPMAKPQPAPFNRPLPIPPQLQGQLEADGSLAYALRMAPGRTALLAGVQTPTWGYNGAYLGPALRVPQGKPVRITLRNDLDQTTTTHWHGAHVPGRMDGGPQSLIAPGQSLDDTFTLNQPGATLWYHPHPDGRTGAHVYAGLAGLLLLDDGVDKSLGLPHTWGVDDIPVVLQDRRVAADGTLLYMTSMMDRMGMKGDRFLVNGCEQPYVQVPAQWVRLRVLNGSNARVYNLAFADDHGFQVIAGDAGLLAHPVEMRSLLLAPGERAEMLLDLRRLQGKTLILRSNSGTVVPGLSSMPMDADAFDHQGFDLLQLRVMAPNARPGRLPVKLASMPVLRADAPLRRFSLQGMGAMMAGGGMAGMMGGMMGRQTGSENTGPGGMSLGVGMQHLFSINHQFMNMAVINQRVRLGSTEIWEVSNDAAMAHPFHVHGTSFQILSRDGMAPPEHERGWKDVVFVLRDQTVRLIARFDQPAGQDHPFMYHCHILEHEDNGMMGQLTVA; encoded by the coding sequence ATGCTCAACGATCCCCAGCAAGACGCAGATCCTTCCCCGCAGCCCGACCTGGCATCGAGCCCGGAGACCCGAATGCTCACGCGGCGCCAGGTGTTGGGTGCTGTTGCGGCCGGCGGCGCCCTCTGGGCGGCGCATCACGCCCGCGGCCAGGGCATGGCTGGGCCGCCCATGGGGATGATGGGCGGCGGAATGGCGGGGATGTCCGGCATGGGCGCGCAGCCCATGGCGAAGCCGCAACCGGCCCCGTTCAACCGCCCCCTTCCCATCCCTCCTCAGCTGCAAGGGCAACTCGAGGCCGATGGCAGCCTGGCCTATGCACTGCGCATGGCGCCGGGCAGGACGGCGCTGCTGGCTGGCGTGCAAACACCGACCTGGGGCTACAACGGGGCCTACCTCGGGCCCGCACTACGCGTTCCGCAAGGCAAACCGGTGCGCATCACCCTGCGCAATGACCTGGACCAAACCACCACCACCCACTGGCATGGTGCCCACGTACCAGGTCGCATGGACGGCGGCCCCCAGAGCCTGATCGCCCCGGGTCAATCGCTGGACGATACCTTCACCCTGAATCAGCCCGGTGCAACCCTGTGGTACCACCCGCATCCTGATGGACGGACCGGGGCGCATGTCTACGCCGGGCTGGCGGGATTGCTGCTGCTGGACGACGGCGTCGACAAATCCCTGGGGCTGCCGCACACCTGGGGCGTGGACGACATTCCGGTGGTTCTCCAAGACCGCCGCGTGGCTGCGGACGGTACCCTGCTGTACATGACCAGCATGATGGATCGCATGGGCATGAAGGGGGATCGTTTTCTGGTCAACGGCTGCGAGCAGCCTTATGTCCAGGTTCCCGCGCAATGGGTGCGCTTGCGCGTGCTCAATGGCTCCAACGCACGGGTCTACAACCTTGCGTTTGCCGATGACCACGGCTTCCAGGTGATTGCGGGTGACGCCGGCCTGCTGGCGCATCCCGTGGAGATGCGCAGCTTGCTGCTGGCCCCGGGCGAGCGCGCGGAGATGCTTCTCGACCTTCGCCGGCTGCAGGGCAAGACGTTGATCTTGCGCAGCAACTCGGGCACTGTCGTTCCCGGGCTGAGCAGCATGCCGATGGATGCCGACGCCTTCGACCACCAAGGTTTCGATCTCCTGCAACTGCGGGTGATGGCCCCAAACGCAAGGCCAGGCCGACTGCCCGTGAAGCTTGCCTCCATGCCTGTGCTGCGAGCGGATGCGCCCCTGCGGCGCTTCAGCCTCCAGGGGATGGGTGCCATGATGGCTGGCGGTGGCATGGCTGGCATGATGGGTGGCATGATGGGCCGGCAGACAGGCTCCGAGAACACAGGCCCCGGCGGGATGAGCCTGGGGGTTGGCATGCAGCACCTGTTCTCCATCAACCACCAGTTCATGAATATGGCGGTGATCAACCAGCGCGTGCGCCTGGGCAGCACCGAGATCTGGGAGGTGAGCAACGATGCGGCGATGGCCCACCCTTTTCATGTGCATGGCACGTCGTTTCAGATCCTCTCGCGCGACGGCATGGCTCCACCGGAACATGAGCGCGGCTGGAAGGATGTCGTTTTCGTGCTGCGGGACCAAACCGTGCGGCTGATTGCCCGCTTCGATCAGCCAGCCGGCCAAGATCACCCGTTCATGTACCACTGTCACATTCTGGAGCATGAGGACAACGGCATGATGGGGCAGTTGACCGTGGCATGA
- a CDS encoding metal/formaldehyde-sensitive transcriptional repressor, translating to MSHTIREKTKLLNRVRRIRGQVDAIERALENEAGCEQVMHVIAACRGAINGLLSEVVEAHIQTHLIDPLKGKQDESAEAAAQLIDVVHSYFK from the coding sequence ATGAGTCATACCATCCGAGAAAAAACCAAGCTCCTCAACCGCGTGCGCCGCATCCGTGGCCAAGTCGATGCCATCGAACGGGCGCTGGAGAACGAGGCTGGCTGCGAGCAGGTCATGCATGTCATCGCTGCCTGCCGCGGGGCCATCAACGGCCTGCTGTCCGAAGTCGTCGAAGCTCACATCCAGACCCACCTGATCGATCCCCTCAAGGGCAAGCAGGACGAATCCGCCGAGGCTGCCGCGCAGCTGATCGACGTCGTGCACAGCTACTTCAAGTGA
- the dmeF gene encoding CDF family Co(II)/Ni(II) efflux transporter DmeF produces the protein MSVMPLAMEHEHVFLGRGHDRNARKTWSVIALCTVVMVVEIAGGMHFGSLALVADGLHMSTHAAAMLIAALAYRYARQHARDPRFSFGTGKVGDLAGFSSAIILAMIALLIGYEAISRFIHPVEIDFNAAIAIAFLGLFVNIVSAWLLSGDGHSHGHGHGHAHGAAAADDAGQFVDTAAGRVRVEIHEDRVPPRFRLHWPDRSDAPPGLPPVRAPLELTMETIRPQGLRQTFAFQDKGAYWESIDTIPEPHAFQASLHLRIGADVFTHTLHFAEPEDHAHDPGHAAHHRDHNMRAAFVHVAADAAVSVLAILGLMAGKFFGLNFMDPVMGIVGAVVIANWSVGLIRDTGAILLDVNPDEPLSQAIRKAVQEEGDELADLHLWRLGPGHLGAIVAVNSHDPARDARHYRHKLQGFQDLSHLTVEVGRA, from the coding sequence ATGTCCGTCATGCCACTCGCCATGGAACACGAGCATGTCTTTCTCGGCCGGGGCCATGACCGCAACGCCCGCAAGACCTGGTCCGTCATCGCCCTGTGCACCGTGGTGATGGTCGTCGAGATCGCCGGCGGAATGCATTTCGGCTCCCTGGCGCTGGTGGCCGACGGCCTGCACATGAGCACCCATGCGGCGGCCATGCTGATTGCCGCCCTCGCCTACCGCTACGCGCGCCAACATGCCCGGGACCCCCGCTTCAGCTTCGGCACGGGCAAAGTGGGAGATCTGGCCGGTTTTTCCAGCGCCATCATTCTGGCCATGATCGCCTTGCTGATCGGCTATGAGGCGATCTCGCGCTTCATCCACCCCGTGGAAATCGACTTCAACGCGGCCATCGCCATTGCCTTTCTCGGGCTGTTCGTCAACATCGTGAGCGCCTGGCTGCTCAGTGGCGATGGCCACAGCCATGGGCATGGGCATGGTCACGCGCATGGCGCGGCAGCCGCAGACGATGCGGGACAGTTCGTGGACACCGCCGCAGGGCGTGTGCGGGTGGAGATTCATGAAGATCGCGTACCGCCGAGGTTTCGGCTGCACTGGCCGGATCGTTCAGACGCCCCTCCGGGCCTGCCGCCGGTGCGTGCGCCCCTGGAGTTGACCATGGAGACGATTCGCCCTCAAGGCCTGCGCCAGACCTTCGCATTCCAGGACAAGGGGGCTTATTGGGAATCCATCGACACCATCCCCGAACCCCATGCCTTCCAGGCCAGCTTGCATCTGCGCATCGGGGCCGATGTTTTCACCCACACGCTGCATTTTGCCGAGCCCGAAGATCATGCCCATGACCCCGGCCATGCCGCCCATCACCGCGACCACAATATGCGCGCGGCGTTCGTGCATGTGGCGGCCGACGCGGCGGTTTCGGTGCTGGCCATCCTGGGGCTGATGGCGGGCAAGTTCTTCGGCCTGAACTTCATGGATCCGGTGATGGGCATTGTGGGTGCCGTGGTCATCGCCAATTGGTCCGTCGGCTTGATCCGTGATACGGGAGCCATCTTGCTGGACGTGAATCCGGACGAGCCGTTGAGCCAGGCCATCCGCAAGGCCGTTCAGGAGGAAGGCGATGAGCTTGCGGACCTGCATCTCTGGCGCCTCGGGCCTGGGCACCTTGGGGCGATCGTGGCGGTGAACAGCCACGATCCCGCTCGCGATGCGCGCCACTACCGGCACAAGTTGCAAGGCTTCCAGGACTTGTCGCATCTGACGGTCGAGGTTGGAAGGGCGTAG
- a CDS encoding cytochrome P460 family protein, producing the protein MAAPESFGLTNTLLQKWWGDWNKPPLDRVLHQANLARTRRHGKRSCLPPSCPPRTRRLPTRKLFLSGIAIIILAAPTLSSAAQAPTSAALWQDIQALEKSHAIMLDSQPYQLGSRTVDVYTTDLANAAENDAVRKAGSIEKVKRYPNGALVVKENYDAHKKLTGVTAMLKLDGYDKADRDWVMAAYKPDGQVVAYGKVQACIACHAMVTQQDFVFAPPPEQLLPVSIWKAFFPKQQMSTQYVKLLDQHPEAIVK; encoded by the coding sequence ATGGCCGCCCCGGAGTCGTTCGGATTGACCAACACACTGTTACAGAAATGGTGGGGTGACTGGAATAAACCACCTTTGGATCGCGTCCTTCATCAGGCCAATCTGGCGAGGACTCGACGTCATGGCAAGCGTTCTTGCCTCCCGCCATCATGTCCCCCACGCACAAGGAGATTACCCACGCGCAAGCTGTTTTTGTCCGGCATCGCCATCATCATTCTGGCCGCTCCGACCCTGTCGTCTGCAGCCCAGGCCCCGACTTCCGCCGCGCTCTGGCAGGACATACAGGCTCTGGAAAAGAGCCATGCCATCATGCTGGATAGCCAGCCTTATCAGCTCGGTTCGCGCACCGTGGACGTCTACACCACCGACCTTGCCAACGCCGCCGAGAACGACGCCGTACGCAAGGCCGGCAGCATCGAGAAGGTCAAGCGTTATCCCAATGGAGCCTTGGTGGTCAAAGAGAACTATGACGCCCACAAAAAACTCACCGGGGTCACCGCCATGCTCAAGCTCGACGGCTACGACAAGGCTGATCGCGATTGGGTCATGGCCGCGTACAAGCCGGATGGCCAAGTCGTCGCCTACGGCAAGGTTCAGGCCTGTATTGCCTGCCATGCCATGGTGACGCAGCAGGACTTTGTCTTTGCGCCGCCGCCCGAGCAGTTGCTGCCGGTGTCGATCTGGAAAGCGTTTTTCCCCAAGCAGCAGATGTCCACGCAATACGTCAAGCTGCTGGATCAGCACCCTGAGGCGATTGTGAAGTAA
- a CDS encoding DsrE family protein — MGNNYWAHLARHTLLVTALLVGGATYARADNPSMMKDFNFEKPTFVHDLPFAKYKLVLQVSNGNQKLWNLTLNNAQNVMDNLGQGNVRIVVVAYGPGLLMLLKNSTVSERIAAQDAEGIEFDACHVTMEGMAKKLGHMPVLTPSAVIVPGGVVRLMQLEKNGFAYVKP, encoded by the coding sequence ATGGGCAACAACTATTGGGCACACCTCGCACGTCACACCTTGCTGGTCACAGCCTTGCTCGTTGGCGGTGCAACGTACGCGCGCGCCGACAATCCATCCATGATGAAGGACTTCAATTTTGAGAAGCCAACCTTCGTTCATGACCTTCCGTTTGCAAAATACAAGCTGGTGTTACAGGTCAGCAACGGCAACCAAAAATTGTGGAACCTCACGCTGAACAATGCACAAAACGTGATGGACAACCTCGGCCAGGGAAACGTGCGCATCGTGGTTGTGGCCTATGGCCCAGGGCTTCTGATGCTCTTGAAAAACAGCACGGTATCCGAGCGCATCGCAGCACAAGATGCCGAGGGCATTGAATTTGACGCCTGCCACGTCACCATGGAAGGGATGGCCAAAAAACTCGGGCACATGCCTGTGTTGACACCCAGCGCTGTGATCGTTCCAGGGGGTGTCGTGCGCCTCATGCAACTCGAAAAAAATGGCTTTGCGTATGTCAAGCCATGA
- a CDS encoding cytochrome c, with product MGRATQGQPAREGGTDVRGTDAKSSIWHERQRFQIDAQDLKRLTPKLTAAAQTGQLNPMRVVFGQTVKTWKSCHDSFRN from the coding sequence ATGGGTCGAGCAACGCAAGGCCAGCCTGCGCGCGAAGGTGGAACCGACGTTCGTGGAACTGATGCGAAGTCGTCAATCTGGCACGAACGGCAACGCTTCCAGATCGATGCACAGGATCTGAAGCGGTTGACACCTAAACTCACCGCTGCCGCACAGACTGGTCAACTCAACCCAATGCGCGTCGTCTTCGGCCAGACCGTCAAGACTTGGAAGAGCTGCCACGACAGCTTCCGCAATTAG
- a CDS encoding patatin-like phospholipase family protein, whose amino-acid sequence MLFFNRSSPIRLNLALQGGGAHGAFTWGVLDALLEDGRFSFDGLSGASAGAMNAVMLAEGLRRGGRDGARDLLATFWTRVAAHVPIGFVMPTDERADVALTPAARLMLQWAQFISPYQFNPLNLNPLREVLGELVDFDALRTTALPSLFIAATRVATGQLHLFRNPELGVEALLASACLPNLQHAVQLDGAMYWDGAFAANPAVLPLLFTGASDTLLVLLSPLQSVSTPRSVQGIRERTLELAFTAPFLREMQIIAHIHDFVALSPMRFGRLERRIMRSRFHLIEAHALMHDLAAETRLTPHLPFLEHLRDLGREQTTTWLDQHRAKLGRQSSLDLSALFG is encoded by the coding sequence ATGTTGTTCTTTAACCGTTCATCGCCGATCCGTCTCAACCTTGCCCTGCAAGGGGGCGGCGCTCATGGAGCATTCACCTGGGGGGTGCTGGATGCTTTGCTGGAGGATGGCCGCTTCAGTTTTGATGGCCTCAGTGGCGCCAGCGCTGGAGCGATGAATGCCGTGATGCTGGCTGAGGGGCTACGCCGAGGCGGGCGCGATGGTGCTCGTGATCTGTTGGCCACGTTCTGGACCCGTGTCGCTGCCCATGTGCCCATCGGGTTCGTCATGCCCACCGACGAAAGGGCCGATGTGGCCTTGACCCCTGCGGCGCGCCTGATGCTGCAGTGGGCCCAATTCATCTCGCCATATCAGTTCAACCCCTTGAACCTCAACCCGTTGCGTGAGGTCTTGGGCGAACTGGTGGACTTCGACGCGTTGCGCACGACCGCGTTGCCCAGCTTGTTCATCGCCGCCACGCGCGTGGCGACAGGCCAGCTACACCTGTTCCGCAACCCTGAACTCGGCGTCGAAGCCTTGTTGGCCTCGGCGTGTTTGCCTAATCTGCAACATGCCGTTCAACTGGACGGCGCGATGTATTGGGATGGCGCCTTTGCCGCCAACCCTGCCGTTTTGCCCCTGCTATTCACAGGTGCTAGCGACACCTTGCTGGTTCTACTCAGTCCGCTCCAGTCGGTGTCGACCCCGCGCAGCGTGCAGGGCATCCGGGAGCGCACCCTGGAACTGGCGTTCACGGCACCATTCCTGCGGGAAATGCAGATCATTGCCCACATCCACGATTTTGTCGCCTTGTCGCCCATGCGCTTCGGTCGGCTGGAGCGACGCATCATGCGTTCGCGCTTCCACTTGATCGAGGCCCATGCGCTGATGCACGACCTTGCGGCCGAAACCCGACTGACCCCGCATTTGCCCTTTCTCGAACACTTGCGAGACCTTGGTCGCGAGCAGACGACGACATGGCTGGACCAACACCGCGCCAAACTCGGACGGCAATCCAGTCTGGATTTGTCTGCGCTGTTCGGTTGA
- a CDS encoding tetratricopeptide repeat protein produces the protein MIENTIPAAPWHSGRQHAPWFVPPARSKGPELSADPLAIGLSFKASHAYAQAAIWLRKAADHGNSVAQFHLGFLYAHGQDVFKDFVQAAFWYGKAAAQGHAGAQCALGIFHKQGQGVAQDFAQAALWFREAVELGESTAQYHLGDLYQEGLGVPQNDTLAAFWFRQAADQGHIAAQYRLGVMCREGLGLPQDFAQAARWLQLAAEQEYGPAQLELTSLVQSGQNEPKSDSPTSLQFASMGFNAA, from the coding sequence ATGATTGAAAACACGATACCAGCGGCACCGTGGCACTCGGGGAGACAACATGCCCCCTGGTTCGTGCCGCCGGCGCGGAGCAAGGGGCCCGAACTTTCAGCCGATCCCCTGGCGATCGGGCTCTCGTTCAAAGCGAGTCATGCCTACGCGCAAGCTGCCATCTGGTTACGCAAGGCCGCTGACCACGGCAACTCGGTGGCTCAGTTCCATCTGGGCTTCTTGTATGCCCACGGTCAAGATGTCTTCAAGGATTTCGTGCAAGCAGCCTTTTGGTATGGCAAGGCTGCAGCGCAGGGCCATGCCGGCGCACAGTGCGCTCTGGGCATCTTTCACAAACAAGGCCAGGGCGTGGCCCAAGACTTCGCGCAAGCCGCCCTCTGGTTCCGCGAGGCGGTCGAACTTGGTGAGAGCACGGCGCAATACCACTTGGGCGACCTCTATCAGGAGGGGCTTGGAGTTCCGCAAAACGACACTCTCGCGGCCTTCTGGTTTCGTCAGGCCGCCGATCAGGGGCATATCGCCGCCCAGTACCGCCTGGGCGTGATGTGCCGTGAGGGATTGGGTCTTCCCCAGGATTTCGCGCAAGCTGCGCGCTGGCTACAGCTTGCGGCGGAGCAGGAATATGGTCCGGCACAGCTTGAACTGACCAGTCTCGTTCAAAGTGGTCAAAACGAACCGAAGAGTGACAGTCCCACGTCATTGCAGTTTGCCTCGATGGGATTTAACGCAGCGTGA